A genomic stretch from Streptomyces sp. QL37 includes:
- a CDS encoding response regulator transcription factor has protein sequence MTRVLLAEDDASISEPLARALRREGYEVEVREDGPTALDAGLQGGVDLVVLDLGLPGMDGLEVARRLRADGHAVPILVLTARADEVDTVVGLDAGADDYVTKPFRLAELLARVRALLRRGATEPAPQPATHGVRIDVESHRAWMGDEELQLTAKEFDLLRVLVRDAGRVVTRDQLMREVWDTTWWSSTKTLDMHISWLRKKLGDDAANPRYIATVRGVGFRFEKS, from the coding sequence ATGACCCGTGTACTGCTCGCCGAGGACGACGCATCCATCTCGGAGCCGCTGGCCCGCGCCCTGCGTCGTGAGGGTTACGAGGTCGAGGTCCGTGAGGACGGTCCGACCGCGCTCGACGCCGGACTCCAGGGGGGCGTCGACCTGGTCGTCCTCGACCTGGGGCTGCCCGGGATGGACGGGCTGGAGGTCGCCAGGAGGCTGCGGGCCGACGGCCACGCCGTACCGATCCTGGTGCTGACCGCACGGGCCGACGAGGTCGACACGGTGGTCGGTCTGGACGCCGGGGCCGACGACTACGTCACCAAGCCCTTCCGCCTCGCCGAGCTCCTCGCGCGGGTCCGCGCCCTGCTGCGCCGCGGCGCCACCGAGCCCGCCCCGCAGCCCGCCACGCACGGCGTCAGGATCGACGTGGAGTCCCACCGGGCCTGGATGGGCGACGAGGAACTCCAGCTCACCGCCAAGGAGTTCGACCTGCTCAGGGTCCTCGTGCGGGACGCGGGCCGGGTCGTCACCCGCGACCAGCTGATGCGTGAGGTCTGGGACACCACCTGGTGGTCCTCCACGAAGACCCTCGACATGCACATCTCCTGGCTCCGCAAGAAGCTCGGCGACGACGCGGCCAATCCGCGCTACATCGCCACCGTCCGGGGCGTCGGCTTCCGGTTCGAGAAGAGCTGA
- a CDS encoding oligopeptide:H+ symporter has protein sequence MASSLTKDSASTSGSEKTFFGHPRGLATLFMTEMWERFSYYGMRALLPLYLIAPNGLHMNPATATAIYSVYLSLVYLLAMPGGWFGDRVWGPRKTVAVAGGVIMLGHLTLALPSEGTFFAGLGLVAIGSGLLKSNISTMVGHLYDGPDDPRRDGGFTIFYIGINLGSFAAPLVIGTVGENVNWHLGFALAALGMGLGVAQFLLGTRHLDQRSHIVPKPLSADERASTLRKSMIWLGIAAVFYIGTVVTGVYTLNWLLVPITIAGLVIPVVVLARIKRDKELSQTEQKKVSGYIWFFVAAAIFWMIYDQGGSTMAIFAESSAENSVLGWSFPVSWYQSVNPVLIMALAPVFAAFWLALNRRGKEPSTIVKFSSGLVLVGASFFLFLAPLTIAGDGHKAAAMWLVAVYFVQTVAELTLSPVGLSVTTKMAPAKYASQMMGVWFLAVTAGDCITGLLSIAGVDLNGNGVVALQAALAVIAGIAMFIYRGKVKTLMGNVR, from the coding sequence ATGGCGTCCAGCCTGACGAAGGACTCGGCCAGTACTTCTGGTTCGGAGAAGACCTTCTTCGGCCACCCCCGCGGCCTGGCCACTCTCTTCATGACGGAGATGTGGGAGCGCTTCAGCTACTACGGCATGCGCGCCCTTCTCCCGCTCTACCTGATCGCTCCCAACGGGCTTCACATGAACCCCGCCACGGCCACCGCGATCTACTCGGTCTACCTGTCGCTGGTGTACCTGCTCGCCATGCCCGGCGGCTGGTTCGGCGACCGCGTCTGGGGCCCCCGCAAGACCGTCGCCGTCGCGGGCGGCGTCATCATGCTCGGCCACCTGACGCTGGCACTGCCCTCCGAGGGCACCTTCTTCGCGGGGCTCGGCCTCGTCGCCATCGGCTCCGGCCTGCTGAAGTCCAACATCTCCACGATGGTCGGCCACCTCTACGACGGCCCGGACGACCCGCGCCGTGACGGTGGCTTCACCATCTTCTACATCGGCATCAACCTGGGCTCCTTCGCGGCCCCGCTGGTGATCGGCACCGTCGGCGAGAACGTCAACTGGCACCTGGGCTTCGCCCTGGCCGCGCTCGGCATGGGACTCGGCGTCGCCCAGTTCCTGCTCGGCACCCGTCACCTGGACCAGCGCAGCCACATCGTCCCGAAGCCGCTCTCCGCCGACGAGCGCGCCTCCACGCTGCGCAAGTCGATGATCTGGCTGGGCATCGCCGCCGTCTTCTACATCGGCACGGTCGTCACCGGCGTCTACACGCTGAACTGGCTCCTGGTGCCGATCACGATCGCCGGTCTGGTCATCCCCGTGGTGGTCCTCGCCCGCATCAAGCGCGACAAGGAGCTCAGCCAGACCGAGCAGAAGAAGGTGTCCGGCTACATCTGGTTCTTCGTGGCCGCCGCCATCTTCTGGATGATCTACGACCAGGGTGGCTCCACCATGGCCATCTTCGCCGAGTCCTCCGCGGAGAACTCGGTCCTCGGCTGGTCATTCCCGGTCTCCTGGTACCAGTCGGTCAACCCCGTCCTGATCATGGCGCTGGCCCCGGTCTTCGCCGCCTTCTGGCTGGCCCTGAACCGGCGGGGCAAGGAGCCCAGCACGATCGTGAAGTTCAGCTCCGGTCTGGTGCTGGTCGGTGCGTCGTTCTTCCTCTTCCTGGCGCCGCTGACCATCGCGGGCGACGGCCACAAGGCCGCCGCGATGTGGCTGGTCGCGGTCTACTTCGTGCAGACCGTCGCAGAGCTGACGCTCTCCCCGGTGGGCCTCTCGGTCACCACCAAGATGGCCCCGGCCAAGTACGCCAGCCAGATGATGGGTGTCTGGTTCCTGGCCGTCACCGCCGGTGACTGCATCACGGGCCTGCTGTCCATCGCGGGTGTCGACCTCAACGGCAACGGTGTGGTCGCCCTCCAGGCCGCGCTCGCGGTCATCGCGGGTATCGCGATGTTCATCTACCGCGGCAAGGTCAAGACACTCATGGGCAACGTCCGCTGA
- a CDS encoding ATP-binding protein — MSTTRQHPPGGLGREPDGTGTASAVPADRQWRTLSLREASGIVPMARDFARQALHDWGWLPASGADRRAAAEDVLLVVSELVTNACLHADGPEELRLACSPKMLRVEVVDAGAGQPAPRTPHRAGRPGGHGMFIVQRLCMDWGVTRTPEQPGKTVWAELAAPA; from the coding sequence ATGAGCACCACCCGGCAGCATCCGCCGGGCGGCCTCGGCCGCGAGCCGGACGGCACGGGCACCGCCTCTGCCGTACCCGCTGACCGGCAGTGGCGCACGCTCTCGCTGAGAGAGGCCAGCGGCATCGTGCCGATGGCCCGCGACTTCGCCCGGCAGGCGCTCCACGACTGGGGCTGGCTGCCCGCGTCGGGGGCCGACCGCCGGGCCGCGGCCGAGGACGTCCTCCTGGTCGTCTCCGAGCTCGTCACGAACGCCTGCCTGCACGCGGACGGCCCCGAGGAACTCCGCCTCGCCTGCTCGCCCAAGATGCTCCGGGTCGAGGTCGTCGACGCCGGGGCCGGGCAGCCGGCGCCGCGCACCCCGCACCGGGCTGGGCGGCCCGGCGGACACGGCATGTTCATCGTGCAGCGGCTCTGCATGGACTGGGGCGTGACGCGTACGCCGGAGCAGCCGGGCAAGACCGTATGGGCGGAGCTCGCCGCTCCGGCGTAG
- a CDS encoding STAS domain-containing protein: MDRGTVGSANRGRLSVEVRTEGRSEVVTPVGELDHHTADLLREPLESAVAQGRTRLVVDCSGLDFCDSTGLNVLLGARLKAEAAGGGVHLAGMQPVVARVFEITGAEAVFTVHASLEDALSG; encoded by the coding sequence ATGGACCGCGGGACGGTCGGCAGTGCGAACCGGGGTCGACTGAGTGTCGAAGTCCGGACCGAGGGGCGGAGCGAGGTCGTGACGCCGGTGGGTGAGCTCGATCACCACACCGCCGATCTGCTTCGGGAGCCCTTGGAGAGCGCGGTCGCGCAAGGGCGCACGCGCCTGGTGGTCGACTGTTCCGGGCTCGACTTCTGTGACTCCACCGGCCTCAACGTGCTGCTCGGTGCGCGTCTGAAGGCCGAGGCGGCCGGAGGAGGGGTACACCTTGCCGGAATGCAGCCCGTCGTGGCCCGTGTCTTCGAGATCACCGGGGCTGAGGCGGTCTTCACCGTCCACGCCTCGCTCGAAGACGCTCTGAGCGGCTGA
- a CDS encoding RNA polymerase sigma factor SigF: MSPRLDVSRTHIATSACPQGPTDSDSAVASAVPGPRTSISTTTDPTAEDHLPAEEFEGLEGLPEIPHYAEVGALDARALSKTLFARLEALEEGTHEYAYVRNTLVELNLALVKFAAARFRTRSEPMEDIVQVGTIGLIKAIDRFELSRGVEFPTFAMPTIVGEIKRFFRDTSWSVRVPRRLQELRLDLAKAGDELAQKLDRSPTVLELADRLGLSRDEVVEGMAASNAYTASSLDAKPDDQADGNEGALADRLGYEDHGLEGIEYVESLKPLIASLPLRDRTILSMRFVSNMTQSEIGEELGISQMHVSRLLSRTLVKLRKGLTVEE; encoded by the coding sequence ATGTCACCCCGGCTCGACGTATCGCGTACCCACATCGCGACGTCGGCATGTCCTCAGGGACCGACCGATTCCGACTCCGCTGTCGCGAGCGCCGTACCCGGCCCGCGGACCAGCATCAGCACCACCACCGACCCGACCGCCGAGGACCACCTCCCGGCCGAGGAGTTCGAGGGTCTCGAAGGACTTCCCGAGATCCCGCACTACGCCGAGGTCGGCGCCCTGGACGCCAGGGCCCTCTCCAAGACCCTCTTCGCGCGGCTCGAAGCCCTCGAGGAGGGCACCCACGAGTACGCGTACGTGCGCAACACCCTCGTGGAACTCAACTTGGCCCTGGTCAAGTTCGCCGCCGCCCGGTTCCGCACCCGCAGCGAGCCCATGGAGGACATCGTCCAGGTCGGCACCATCGGCCTGATCAAGGCGATCGACCGCTTCGAGCTGAGCAGGGGCGTCGAGTTCCCGACGTTCGCGATGCCCACCATCGTCGGCGAGATCAAGCGCTTCTTCCGTGACACCAGCTGGTCCGTGCGCGTCCCGCGCCGACTGCAGGAGCTCCGGCTGGACCTCGCCAAGGCGGGCGACGAGCTGGCCCAGAAGCTGGACCGCTCACCCACGGTCCTCGAACTCGCCGACCGCCTCGGCCTCAGCAGGGACGAGGTCGTCGAGGGCATGGCCGCGAGCAACGCGTACACCGCGAGCTCGCTGGACGCCAAGCCCGACGACCAGGCCGACGGCAACGAGGGCGCACTCGCGGACCGCCTCGGCTACGAGGACCACGGTCTGGAGGGAATCGAGTACGTCGAGTCCCTCAAGCCGCTCATCGCCTCGCTCCCGCTGCGCGACCGCACGATCCTCTCCATGCGGTTCGTCTCCAACATGACGCAGTCGGAGATCGGCGAAGAGCTCGGCATCTCACAGATGCACGTGTCCCGGCTCCTCTCCCGGACCCTGGTCAAGCTCAGGAAGGGCCTGACCGTGGAGGAGTGA